One Antedon mediterranea chromosome 1, ecAntMedi1.1, whole genome shotgun sequence genomic window, GTTCATTAATGGATTGGCTCTTTTTCAGAAATGTGTAGTCGGCGACCTTTTGGTTTGTCATTGATTGCACAATTTGTTGACCTACATGCTTGGCATTGTCACAGTCTACATTGATATGTGCCGTCACTCCAGTTGCAATGTTTGTCAGTGATTTTGTACTGTCTGTATTGAATGGATTTCGCTGTGTCAGATACCTTGATATGTCTTGTACATCACTGAGGTCCTTCATCTTTCTGGCATATGTTGTTTCTTTATGTTGTTCACTGGTAGTATACGACACGTTAGTGAACTCTTGCATTGAATGATTGATCTTGGCGCAGACTGGAGTTGAAAGGACCCAGACAAGTCGTTGAATTTCTGTTAATCCTCGCCCTCTTGTTAGACCTCCTCTTGTTTTTATGCTACAGTACGCATAAGACACTGTTCTGTGGCAAGATCAGTTGATATTCCAGCCCAACGTCTGTCAGATCGCCGCACTTATTATTtggtcaaatttaaaatgttatactcGAGACTCGAGATTTATTCATGACACGACTAGAAAATGTTAACggtcaaaataatgattttcggttatattgtacatttgcatttgttttcattagagtaaatataaacaaatatactggtataataggtcaaaggtcaaaaacatagtttctatccattttttaaaaaactttttcattatagtgaatataaatatgagtCTTCTGAATcttttgacacaaaattgacgAAGTTGTGCTTAGTGGTTACTGAGATATAAGAAATGTATTTACTGAGAAatctaaaataatgaatatgtgtcaaaggtcaaaataatgACTTCCAGTCATTTTACACGAATCTTTTCCATTAGAACTAATATAAACATTGACCTTCTGAGTAGTTTGACGCAAATAACGCTCATCTACGCCCACTGGTTACTAAGATACGAATATacgaaaatatacaataaaataggtGAAATGTCAAAAACATGTTTTCCTGTAATTTTTGGTAAAAAGGTTTCATTAGAGTacatataaatatgggtcttctgaatagtttgacaccaaaattaacatGCTACGCCTAGTAgttttcaaaatagaaaaatgtgtAATTTGACCCCTATGACCTTAAAACCCCTTAAAAAGTATGTTCCACTGAACCGATTTTGGTAGATTTTGGAAATGATCTTCCCAGATGCTtataaaagcaaataaaaaaggtttggaaactattgcaatttgttttgggtTACGCCCTTTTTTGTcatagattgactggactaaaattaatatatatgcAAGTACCGAAATATGtttcaatcaaaataaaatttaaaaaattgaaaacaaaattgatgaTACTGCATAGGCAAATgatttatacaatttaaaaaagtatGGACAAGGTAGTTAATTTACctcaacaaaattatttaaaaatgttatcgaAACAGGCCCATAGTAAGGTATtagattttgttattttttgcaGTGTTTCTGTACATATTGATCACTGTTATACATTAGGATAGTATAAACCTAATAAACCACAGCAGTTAATGTATgtagttattaattttaatagggTGTCTATTTTTTAGCTTTTGTGACCACCACCAATATACACTTTGAAAATTCACCgaatttatcattttgattattttatttttcagaaaacTTGACAAACTGGAGAAAAAACAAGCTCAGTTAAAAGACGGTGATGACAAGAAGAAACGAAAGAAATCTAGAAAAAGAAAGTATTCTAGTTCAGAAAGTGATAGTGATAGCGACTCTTCTGCAGAAGAAGAGAAAAAGAAATcaagaaagaaaaaattaaagaaaagaaaatctcTTTCTGATACTGATTCCCGAAAGAAAAAGTTGCAGAAACAGAAGTATGATTTTGAAAGTGACTCTGAAGATGAAAGCAGATCTGGAAAAAGAAAGTcacagaaaaaaagaaattcaaGTGAACATAATGACAGAGTGCGAAAGCATTCAAAAGAACATGTATCAAGACAAATTAAGAAAGAACCAGAAAGTAGTGATTCAGATGACGTAAAGAACAGACGAAAGTCACGAAAGAAAAAGAAGCAAGAAACGGAATCAAGCGATTCCAGTGAAtctagtagcagtagtagttcaGAAAGCGAAGTTGATACCAGGAAGAAGCGAAGACAAAGAAAACAGCAGGAATCAAGTTCTAATGAGGAAAGCGAGGTTAATGGAGGAAGGAGACGTAGTGAGGGACAGCATGAAAAGAAGCAATTGTACAATTCCTCTGATGGCAGAAGGCGGCATGAAGTTCATGTAAAAGAGGAAAGAAATCACCGATCTGAAAGAGATGGTAGACATTCAGACAGACAAAATGGGTATGATAATAGACAGAGGGATGTCGATAGACAGAGGGACGTCGACAGGCAAAAGGATGTCGACAGACAGAGAGATTTTGATAGAAAGAGGGATACAAGAAGGTCTGGAGAAAATAGTAGAAGAGAAGGGGATCAAAGAAGAGATCATCATAGAGATGAAAGGGATCATAGAAGGCAAAGTGATAGTAGAGGAAGAAGAAGGGACTATCGATAACCTGGTATGACACTTATTGTGTTACATATGCCAACTACTGTTACAAATATCTGGAGAGGTCTAGTGACCTGATGGAACTGGTTATCATACAAAGGAACCATATGTGATGGAAGGATAGAGAAAATCTATTGCCAATGAATGTAGCAATGAGGGTTAGAAATTGCATGGCACTACTATGGAGGGTGTTAGATGAGACTATAGAATAGTCGCATGCAGTACAAATACAAgaatctttgttttatttaaaaaatgaaattggttACAATATGCTTTTctatatgataaataaaaagtataccGTATAGTATGTACAGACTAAATAATgaaatttgtaaaattttataataaatattgatgtAATGTATAGATAGTTTTGTCACTGTGACCttagttttattgttttaactagatggtacgctcgcttcgctcgcgtaccatctaggtcgtgcccacagatggttctcgaatacacagtaatttcagaataaaaaatcTGGCGATTTTAAATGCACGTACCgtaggactataatacattgccgtttacagaaacgaataagtagacacaatgatttatgtagtcaaccaaaattagcaccctgggaattacttccgaaagagaaacttaccacaaaatgagtccaacttgtttattcatttaaagaaacccaattagggttgaggtatgggaaagaggataggtacaaagaggaacaatttttaaatatat contains:
- the LOC140063664 gene encoding uncharacterized protein; protein product: MGKSFANYMCKKWFHPSSYDNIKRVWMAEQKNSKEREAQEQLRAEYEKEQDTLNNRLMMGDEKVKHGLTFMYEAPKGMERDSEKGEEVKFEWQRTAPRESYAKDMEIRDQPFGIAVRNVKCIKCHNWGHINTDKECPLFNKSSVDEQTGPSMKKQELMDGMREDGLALKTSVLGRQVNTAAYNQQLVDSDDDEGDEIAFLKSLSSEQKKKLLKKLDKLEKKQAQLKDGDDKKKRKKSRKRKYSSSESDSDSDSSAEEEKKKSRKKKLKKRKSLSDTDSRKKKLQKQKYDFESDSEDESRSGKRKSQKKRNSSEHNDRVRKHSKEHVSRQIKKEPESSDSDDVKNRRKSRKKKKQETESSDSSESSSSSSSESEVDTRKKRRQRKQQESSSNEESEVNGGRRRSEGQHEKKQLYNSSDGRRRHEVHVKEERNHRSERDGRHSDRQNGYDNRQRDVDRQRDVDRQKDVDRQRDFDRKRDTRRSGENSRREGDQRRDHHRDERDHRRQSDSRGRRRDYR